A portion of the Haliaeetus albicilla chromosome 29, bHalAlb1.1, whole genome shotgun sequence genome contains these proteins:
- the LOC138682756 gene encoding protein diaphanous homolog 1-like isoform X2 produces the protein MGTHVLLLLLGCWVLAPCGAFGPRSHPQLMPRDGLWVAVGSPLILQCFCPGPEFHLFHGNEAKLVKTKSSGSGFVTFDTNATRAAAGLYFCRCPPGPISEAVKVVVSDPDLGPPELSLPPLQPLPVPEGTNISVVCKGPPGAATFELYRGGPGGAVGQQWVARGGGRLLLPRPPPPPRRGRLLLHLQPQDGGALATQPLAADPGGRGGCHPQGPQLAGLQALGGVLLNPPPNLTAAPGRLGAPPDPWVCPPPQSAQ, from the exons GGTTGCTGGGTGCTGGCGCCGTGCGGGGCCTTCGGCC CCCGGAGCCACCCCCAGCTGATGCCCAGGGATGGGCTGTGGGTGGCGGTGGGCAGCCCCCTCATCCTCCAGTGCTTCTGCCCGGGGCCGGAATTCCACCTTTTCCACGGGAACGAAGCGAAGCTGGTGAAAACCAAAAGCTCCGGCAGCGGCTTCGTCACCTTCGACACCAACGCCacccgcgccgccgccgggctctACTTCTGCCGCTGCCCCCCCGGCCCCATCAGCGAGGCCGTGAAGGTGGTGGTCAGCG ACCCCGACCTGGGCCCCCCTGAACTCTCGCTGCCGCCGCTGCAGCCGCTGCCGGTGCCGGAGGGGACCAACATCTCGGTGGTCTGTAAGGGACCCcccggggctgccaccttcgaGCTCTaccgggggggtcccgggggggccGTGGGGCAGCAGTGGGTGGCGAGGGGGGGGGgccgtctccttctccctcggccccctccacccccacgACGAGGGCGCCTACTTCTGCACCTACAGCCCCAAGACGGGGGGGCTCTCGCAACCCAGCCCCTCGCTGCTGATCCTGGTGGAAG GGGGGGGTGCCACCCCCAAGGACCCCAACTGGCCGGGCTGCAAGCACTGGGAGGGGTCCTActaaaccccccccccaacctcacCGCTGCACCAGGACgcctgggtgcccccccggACCCCTGggtctgtccccccccccaatcagCTCAATAA
- the LOC138682756 gene encoding protein diaphanous homolog 1-like isoform X1: MGTHVLLLLLLGCWVLAPCGAFGPRSHPQLMPRDGLWVAVGSPLILQCFCPGPEFHLFHGNEAKLVKTKSSGSGFVTFDTNATRAAAGLYFCRCPPGPISEAVKVVVSDPDLGPPELSLPPLQPLPVPEGTNISVVCKGPPGAATFELYRGGPGGAVGQQWVARGGGRLLLPRPPPPPRRGRLLLHLQPQDGGALATQPLAADPGGRGGCHPQGPQLAGLQALGGVLLNPPPNLTAAPGRLGAPPDPWVCPPPQSAQ, from the exons GGTTGCTGGGTGCTGGCGCCGTGCGGGGCCTTCGGCC CCCGGAGCCACCCCCAGCTGATGCCCAGGGATGGGCTGTGGGTGGCGGTGGGCAGCCCCCTCATCCTCCAGTGCTTCTGCCCGGGGCCGGAATTCCACCTTTTCCACGGGAACGAAGCGAAGCTGGTGAAAACCAAAAGCTCCGGCAGCGGCTTCGTCACCTTCGACACCAACGCCacccgcgccgccgccgggctctACTTCTGCCGCTGCCCCCCCGGCCCCATCAGCGAGGCCGTGAAGGTGGTGGTCAGCG ACCCCGACCTGGGCCCCCCTGAACTCTCGCTGCCGCCGCTGCAGCCGCTGCCGGTGCCGGAGGGGACCAACATCTCGGTGGTCTGTAAGGGACCCcccggggctgccaccttcgaGCTCTaccgggggggtcccgggggggccGTGGGGCAGCAGTGGGTGGCGAGGGGGGGGGgccgtctccttctccctcggccccctccacccccacgACGAGGGCGCCTACTTCTGCACCTACAGCCCCAAGACGGGGGGGCTCTCGCAACCCAGCCCCTCGCTGCTGATCCTGGTGGAAG GGGGGGGTGCCACCCCCAAGGACCCCAACTGGCCGGGCTGCAAGCACTGGGAGGGGTCCTActaaaccccccccccaacctcacCGCTGCACCAGGACgcctgggtgcccccccggACCCCTGggtctgtccccccccccaatcagCTCAATAA